Proteins co-encoded in one Vibrio sp. SNU_ST1 genomic window:
- the helD gene encoding DNA helicase IV, translated as MQLSANKTAQFFIQNEYHQVELDGPRLLLSSVGSEERIPFTIWSGKIAIKRGLFWGSLQFFANQQDGKQRSWLVQGLPWEQCRQFARASVAAYQKWHDRQCEQLAEHVPQWEAELTRLEQLPAFLPHSKVKTWVDMVNVGLENMTMTLEEAAQRMPNRIARMQPWLSETEIKQAERNQQWLETERQNWEVLFAQCESSPLNLSQQYAVLMNDDHNLILAGAGSGKTSVLTARVAYLLQSHQAQAEELLLLAFGREAAEEMKQRLNSKIGISAEKVQVSTFHQLGLKILNQVEPERVVISPLALDDNQRQAWCIDWLKKHWMTPTNFKRWQKHLSKWPIAYLTGDDELGSHVSNLKLIGWLEKQLEQLNASGLTKKEIQQQLIDHRDYTRLNSELSLCWPCVSAWQKELKEQNHIDFSIMISRATQYVEKGKFIPPWKFIMIDEYQDISPDRLALVEALCNQSKAQHQASIFAVGDDWQSIYQFAGADVDLTTGFKDRFESSTIHHLDTTYRFNNQLGSVANRFVQENPIQLPKELNSFKQQKQKSVYSAPSKEVEKILDQINRQAKGKANKSVMLLGRNHYHKPDLLEDWKKIYTSIDISFMTCHASKGKEADFVIILCVDEGQFPAKKKQLHIDGALTESSDVFPYAEERRLFYVAMTRAKEKVWITHSGDGSGFVQELHGSDYPVVRKK; from the coding sequence ATGCAGCTAAGCGCTAATAAGACTGCACAGTTTTTTATTCAAAATGAATATCATCAGGTTGAGCTTGATGGCCCACGCCTGCTGTTATCTTCAGTAGGCAGTGAAGAACGTATCCCTTTCACTATTTGGAGTGGCAAGATCGCGATAAAGCGCGGATTGTTTTGGGGATCGTTGCAGTTTTTTGCTAATCAACAAGATGGCAAACAGCGAAGCTGGTTAGTCCAAGGCCTTCCATGGGAACAATGCCGTCAATTTGCGCGCGCATCGGTTGCTGCTTATCAGAAGTGGCATGACAGACAATGTGAACAGTTGGCAGAGCACGTTCCTCAATGGGAAGCTGAATTGACACGTCTTGAGCAACTTCCTGCTTTCCTACCGCATTCTAAAGTGAAAACTTGGGTCGACATGGTCAATGTCGGTCTGGAAAATATGACGATGACTTTAGAGGAAGCGGCGCAGCGCATGCCAAACCGAATCGCGCGAATGCAGCCATGGTTGTCTGAAACGGAAATTAAGCAAGCCGAGAGGAATCAACAGTGGTTAGAGACAGAAAGACAAAACTGGGAAGTATTGTTTGCTCAATGTGAATCGTCACCACTGAACTTATCGCAGCAATATGCGGTCTTGATGAATGATGATCACAACCTTATTTTAGCGGGCGCAGGCTCAGGTAAAACCAGTGTTCTCACAGCTCGCGTCGCGTATTTATTGCAAAGCCACCAAGCTCAAGCTGAAGAGTTGTTACTGCTCGCCTTTGGTCGTGAAGCCGCGGAAGAGATGAAACAGCGCCTTAACAGCAAAATTGGCATATCAGCTGAGAAGGTGCAAGTCAGTACTTTCCACCAGTTGGGTCTAAAGATACTGAATCAAGTTGAACCCGAACGCGTGGTTATTTCTCCGCTCGCGCTCGATGACAACCAACGCCAAGCATGGTGCATTGATTGGTTGAAGAAGCACTGGATGACACCGACCAACTTTAAACGTTGGCAAAAGCACTTGTCTAAATGGCCAATTGCTTATTTAACCGGTGATGATGAGCTAGGTAGTCATGTTTCAAATCTCAAATTGATTGGTTGGCTTGAAAAGCAGCTTGAACAGTTGAATGCGTCGGGCTTAACGAAAAAAGAAATACAGCAACAGCTGATTGATCACCGAGACTATACGCGCCTCAACAGCGAGCTTTCACTGTGTTGGCCATGTGTATCTGCTTGGCAAAAGGAATTGAAAGAACAGAATCATATCGACTTCTCAATCATGATTAGCCGAGCGACACAGTATGTCGAGAAAGGGAAATTCATTCCGCCTTGGAAGTTCATCATGATCGATGAATATCAAGATATCTCACCAGACCGTTTAGCCTTGGTTGAAGCCTTGTGTAATCAATCGAAAGCGCAGCACCAAGCTTCTATTTTTGCCGTAGGTGATGACTGGCAGTCAATTTACCAGTTCGCGGGTGCAGATGTGGATCTTACGACGGGCTTTAAAGATCGTTTTGAGAGCTCGACAATTCATCATCTAGATACGACTTATCGATTTAACAATCAGTTAGGTTCGGTTGCCAATCGCTTTGTGCAGGAAAACCCGATTCAATTACCAAAAGAGCTCAACAGCTTCAAGCAACAGAAACAGAAGTCGGTTTATAGTGCGCCAAGCAAAGAAGTTGAGAAGATCCTCGATCAGATAAACAGGCAAGCAAAAGGTAAAGCGAATAAATCTGTGATGTTGCTTGGGCGAAATCATTACCACAAACCAGATCTGTTGGAAGACTGGAAAAAGATCTATACCTCAATTGATATCAGCTTTATGACTTGTCACGCAAGTAAGGGTAAAGAAGCGGATTTCGTGATTATTCTTTGCGTTGACGAAGGACAGTTCCCCGCGAAGAAGAAACAATTGCACATTGATGGCGCGTTGACTGAATCTTCGGATGTGTTCCCTTATGCGGAAGAGCGTCGTTTGTTTTACGTGGCAATGACGCGAGCGAAAGAGAAAGTATGGATCACGCACAGTGGCGATGGTTCTGGCTTTGTGCAAGAGCTACATGGTTCTGATTACCCCGTTGTTCGTAAAAAGTGA
- a CDS encoding sugar-binding transcriptional regulator produces the protein MSNNIQDVSEENTDLLTEVAVAYYQDGATQEEISKKFSISRAKVGRMLKQARDEGIVEITVKYHPVFSAKIEQRLIERFGVKRALVALDQPNEEKQRLQVAGLVSNYLTSTLKNGMVVTVGQGRNVSSVAHHTGVITPRDCKFVCGIGGIHPRGGMFNADHICRQLAKKYGGSSETLYAPAYAENKAQKSAFMENSTVKQTLDLARKADVALVGIGDMSENSYMVDLGWFTAGEVVQSRLLQGVVGDFAGYDFFDVHGKAANTVMSDRVIGLGLEEFRPIAEVIAIAAENSKPLALLGALRTGVVDVIATSVSNALTVLNLDEQLKHASP, from the coding sequence ATGAGTAACAATATCCAAGATGTTTCCGAAGAAAACACTGATCTCCTAACCGAAGTCGCCGTTGCTTATTATCAGGATGGCGCGACTCAAGAAGAGATCTCCAAAAAGTTCTCTATCTCTCGTGCAAAGGTTGGTCGAATGCTCAAACAAGCGCGCGATGAAGGGATTGTTGAAATCACCGTGAAATATCACCCTGTCTTCAGTGCCAAAATTGAACAGCGTCTCATCGAAAGGTTTGGTGTGAAACGTGCATTAGTAGCTCTTGATCAGCCGAATGAAGAGAAGCAGCGGTTACAGGTTGCTGGTTTGGTGTCTAACTACCTAACGAGCACCTTAAAAAACGGCATGGTAGTAACGGTCGGCCAAGGTCGAAACGTATCGTCGGTTGCTCACCATACTGGGGTGATCACACCGCGTGACTGTAAATTTGTTTGTGGTATCGGCGGTATTCACCCAAGAGGCGGTATGTTTAATGCCGACCATATATGTAGACAACTCGCCAAGAAATACGGTGGATCTTCTGAAACCTTGTATGCGCCTGCTTATGCAGAGAACAAAGCACAAAAATCCGCGTTCATGGAAAACAGTACTGTTAAGCAAACACTCGATCTCGCCCGCAAGGCAGATGTTGCATTAGTCGGTATTGGTGACATGAGTGAAAACAGCTATATGGTCGACCTAGGTTGGTTTACGGCGGGAGAGGTGGTTCAATCTCGTTTACTTCAAGGTGTCGTCGGTGACTTTGCGGGTTATGACTTTTTCGACGTGCACGGTAAAGCGGCAAACACAGTAATGAGTGACCGAGTCATCGGCTTAGGCTTGGAAGAGTTCCGACCAATTGCCGAGGTAATCGCCATCGCTGCCGAGAACAGTAAGCCACTCGCTTTGTTAGGTGCGTTAAGAACAGGTGTGGTGGATGTGATTGCGACTAGTGTAAGTAATGCTTTGACGGTACTTAACTTGGATGAGCAGTTGAAACATGCGTCTCCATAG
- the tal gene encoding transaldolase → MSNKLEQLRKLTTVVADTGDIEAISKYTPEDATTNPSLILKAAQIAEYAPLIDASIEYAKAQSGDKAQQVQDTCDMLNVNIGKEILNVVPGRISTEVDARLSYDMEGSVAKARQLIKMYNDAGITNDRILIKLASTWEGIRAAEILEKEGINCNLTLLFSFAQARACAEAGVFLISPFVGRIMDWYKAKEGRDFEASEDPGVISVSDIYNYYKEHGYKTVVMGASFRNIGEILELAGCDRLTIAPQLLADLEAAEGEVVEKLIDSNGTKERPAAMTHAEFLWDHNQDPMAVEKLAEGIRNFAVDQGKLEDMIAAKL, encoded by the coding sequence ATGAGCAATAAATTAGAGCAACTTCGTAAACTAACAACTGTTGTAGCTGACACTGGCGATATCGAAGCTATCAGCAAGTACACTCCTGAAGATGCAACAACTAACCCATCTCTAATTCTTAAAGCCGCTCAAATTGCTGAGTATGCACCTCTAATCGATGCTTCTATCGAATACGCTAAAGCGCAAAGTGGCGACAAAGCACAACAAGTTCAAGACACTTGTGACATGCTTAACGTGAACATTGGTAAAGAAATCCTTAACGTTGTACCTGGCCGCATCTCTACTGAAGTAGATGCTCGTCTTTCTTACGACATGGAAGGCAGCGTTGCTAAAGCTCGTCAACTTATCAAAATGTACAACGACGCTGGCATCACTAACGACCGCATCCTTATCAAACTTGCTTCTACTTGGGAAGGCATCCGTGCTGCTGAAATCCTAGAGAAAGAAGGCATCAACTGTAACCTAACGCTTCTATTCTCTTTCGCTCAAGCTCGTGCTTGTGCTGAAGCTGGCGTATTCCTTATCTCTCCTTTCGTTGGTCGTATCATGGACTGGTACAAAGCGAAAGAAGGTCGCGATTTCGAAGCTTCAGAAGATCCAGGCGTAATCTCTGTTTCAGACATCTACAACTACTACAAAGAGCACGGTTACAAGACTGTTGTTATGGGCGCAAGCTTCCGTAACATCGGCGAGATCCTTGAACTTGCTGGTTGTGACCGTCTAACTATCGCACCTCAACTTCTAGCTGACCTAGAAGCAGCAGAAGGTGAAGTAGTAGAGAAGCTAATCGACTCTAACGGTACTAAAGAGCGTCCTGCTGCAATGACTCACGCTGAGTTCCTATGGGATCACAACCAAGACCCAATGGCTGTAGAGAAGCTAGCTGAAGGCATCCGCAACTTCGCCGTTGACCAAGGCAAACTAGAAGACATGATCGCAGCTAAGCTGTAA
- the tkt gene encoding transketolase — MNRKHLANAIRALSMDGVQQANSGHPGAPMGMADIAEVLWRSHLNHNPSNPEWADRDRFILSNGHGSMLIYSLLHLAGYELSIEDLKNFRQLHSKTPGHPEYGYAPGIETTTGPLGQGITNAVGMAMAEKALAAQFNKEGHDIVDHYTYAFMGDGCLMEGISHEACSLAGTLGLGKLVAFWDDNGISIDGEVEGWFSDDTPKRFEAYGWHVIPAVDGHDADAINAAIEAAKADPRPTLICTKTVIGFGSPNKAGTHDCHGAPLGADEIAATRKQLGWEHGPFEIPSEVYSEWDAKEAGAAKEAAWNEKLAAYEAAYPELAAEFKRRVNGDLPAEWEEKASAIIADLQANPANIASRKASQNALEAFGAMLPEFMGGSADLAPSNLTMWSGSKSLEANDFSGNYIHYGVREFGMTAIMNGIALHGGFVPYGATFLMFMEYARNAMRMAALMKTQNIQVYTHDSIGLGEDGPTHQPVEQIASLRLTPNMSTWRPCDQVESAVAWKLAIERKDGPSALIFSRQNLAQQDRDAEQVANIAKGGYILKDCEGKPELILIATGSEVELAVNAAAELTAEGKKVRVVSMPATDAFDKQDAEYRESVLPSDVTARIAVEAGIADFWYKYVGFGGKIIGMTTFGESAPAGELFKMFGFTTENVVNTAKELLA; from the coding sequence ATGAACCGCAAACATCTAGCTAACGCTATTCGTGCTCTAAGCATGGACGGCGTACAACAAGCAAACTCTGGTCACCCTGGCGCACCTATGGGTATGGCTGACATCGCTGAAGTACTTTGGCGTTCTCACCTGAACCATAACCCATCAAACCCAGAGTGGGCTGACCGCGACCGTTTTATCCTGTCTAACGGCCACGGCTCAATGCTGATCTACTCTCTGCTTCACCTAGCAGGTTACGAGCTTTCAATTGAAGATCTTAAGAACTTCCGTCAACTGCACTCTAAGACTCCAGGTCACCCAGAGTACGGCTACGCACCTGGTATCGAGACGACGACTGGTCCTCTAGGTCAAGGCATCACTAACGCTGTTGGTATGGCAATGGCTGAGAAAGCGCTTGCTGCACAGTTCAACAAAGAAGGCCACGACATCGTAGACCACTACACTTATGCATTCATGGGTGATGGCTGTCTGATGGAAGGTATCTCTCACGAAGCATGTTCTCTAGCGGGTACGCTAGGTCTTGGTAAGCTGGTTGCTTTCTGGGATGACAACGGCATCTCTATCGATGGTGAAGTTGAAGGCTGGTTCTCTGACGATACACCTAAGCGTTTTGAAGCTTACGGCTGGCACGTAATCCCTGCAGTTGATGGTCACGATGCTGACGCTATCAACGCGGCTATAGAAGCGGCTAAAGCGGATCCTCGTCCAACTCTAATCTGTACTAAAACAGTGATTGGCTTTGGTTCTCCAAATAAAGCAGGTACGCACGACTGTCACGGTGCACCATTAGGCGCTGACGAAATCGCAGCAACTCGTAAGCAACTAGGTTGGGAGCACGGTCCTTTTGAAATTCCGTCGGAAGTTTACTCAGAGTGGGATGCGAAAGAAGCAGGCGCAGCTAAGGAAGCAGCGTGGAACGAGAAACTTGCAGCTTATGAAGCAGCATACCCTGAGCTGGCAGCTGAATTCAAACGCCGCGTAAACGGTGACCTACCTGCTGAATGGGAAGAGAAAGCATCGGCAATCATCGCTGATCTTCAAGCTAACCCAGCAAACATCGCATCACGTAAAGCATCTCAAAATGCTCTAGAAGCATTCGGTGCTATGCTACCTGAATTCATGGGCGGCTCTGCTGACCTTGCGCCTTCAAACCTGACTATGTGGTCTGGTTCTAAGTCACTTGAAGCAAACGACTTCTCTGGTAACTACATCCACTACGGTGTACGTGAATTCGGTATGACGGCAATCATGAACGGTATCGCTCTGCACGGTGGTTTCGTACCATACGGCGCAACGTTCTTAATGTTCATGGAATACGCGCGTAACGCTATGCGTATGGCTGCTCTGATGAAAACTCAGAACATCCAAGTTTACACGCATGACTCTATCGGTCTTGGCGAAGATGGTCCAACTCACCAACCAGTTGAGCAGATCGCATCTCTACGTCTGACTCCAAACATGAGCACATGGCGCCCATGCGACCAAGTTGAGTCTGCTGTTGCTTGGAAACTGGCAATCGAACGCAAAGATGGTCCTTCTGCACTTATCTTCTCTCGTCAAAACCTTGCACAACAAGATCGTGACGCTGAGCAAGTTGCTAACATCGCTAAGGGTGGTTACATCCTGAAAGATTGTGAAGGCAAGCCAGAGCTTATCCTTATCGCGACTGGTTCTGAAGTTGAGCTAGCGGTTAACGCTGCTGCTGAACTAACAGCTGAAGGTAAGAAGGTACGTGTAGTATCTATGCCTGCAACCGACGCATTCGATAAGCAAGACGCTGAATACCGTGAGTCTGTACTTCCATCTGACGTAACTGCACGTATCGCTGTAGAAGCTGGTATCGCTGATTTCTGGTACAAATACGTTGGCTTCGGCGGCAAGATCATTGGTATGACAACGTTTGGCGAATCTGCACCAGCAGGTGAGCTATTCAAGATGTTTGGTTTCACTACTGAAAACGTAGTAAACACAGCAAAAGAGCTTCTAGCTTAA
- a CDS encoding VOC family protein translates to MEHGSINYIEFAARDIAATKAFFSQVFSWVFEDYGPEYSAFEGKGLMGGFYLADLASNAESGAALMVFYSEDLEQTEREVLDAGGEINREIFSFPGGRRFHFREPSGNEMAVWSDK, encoded by the coding sequence ATGGAACACGGCTCAATTAACTACATTGAATTTGCAGCGCGAGACATCGCCGCCACTAAGGCGTTTTTCAGCCAAGTGTTTAGTTGGGTCTTTGAAGACTATGGTCCTGAGTATTCTGCTTTTGAAGGAAAAGGCTTAATGGGTGGGTTCTATTTAGCGGATCTAGCGTCCAATGCTGAAAGTGGTGCGGCGTTGATGGTTTTCTATAGCGAAGATCTTGAGCAAACCGAGCGTGAGGTGTTGGATGCTGGTGGAGAGATAAACCGTGAAATATTCAGTTTTCCCGGCGGGCGACGCTTCCATTTTAGAGAGCCAAGTGGTAATGAAATGGCAGTATGGAGCGATAAGTAG